The following are encoded in a window of Staphylospora marina genomic DNA:
- a CDS encoding Gfo/Idh/MocA family protein has protein sequence MAKLRVGVIGCGSIAVHRHIPEYAAHPDVELVAFCDIVKERAEKMAATYGGRAYQSYEEMLEAEKPDAVSVCTPNAFHAPASLAAIRRKIHVLCEKPMAISAEEAEAMIREAKENGVQLMIGHNQRMMPPHVKAKEILESGRLGRVLTFRTAFAHGGPESWSADGADSWFFRKKEAFVGALGDLGVHKIDLLQWLIGEPIVEVSAMTATLQKKADVDDNAVIVARTRSGAIGTVTAGWTHAPGEDNSTVLYCENGILEIGTDPESQVIVRFRDGNVERHSTGKIATNEEGGQTHSGVIDEFVGALLEGRENAVPGEEGWSALRVVLAAIRSAEEKVSVTV, from the coding sequence ATGGCCAAATTGCGTGTGGGTGTCATCGGATGCGGAAGCATCGCCGTTCATCGCCACATTCCGGAATACGCGGCCCATCCGGACGTGGAGCTCGTCGCCTTTTGCGACATCGTGAAAGAACGGGCGGAAAAGATGGCGGCAACGTACGGGGGCCGGGCATATCAATCCTACGAGGAAATGCTGGAAGCCGAGAAGCCGGACGCGGTCAGCGTTTGCACCCCCAACGCCTTCCACGCCCCGGCGTCGCTGGCGGCGATCCGTCGGAAGATTCACGTGTTGTGTGAAAAGCCGATGGCCATCAGCGCCGAAGAGGCGGAGGCGATGATCCGCGAAGCCAAGGAAAACGGGGTCCAACTGATGATCGGACACAATCAGCGGATGATGCCTCCCCATGTGAAGGCCAAGGAAATTCTGGAATCCGGCCGGCTCGGACGGGTGCTCACCTTCCGCACGGCATTCGCCCACGGGGGCCCGGAAAGCTGGAGCGCGGACGGAGCGGACAGTTGGTTCTTCCGCAAAAAAGAAGCATTTGTCGGAGCATTGGGTGATCTCGGCGTGCACAAGATCGACTTGCTCCAGTGGCTCATCGGAGAACCGATCGTGGAAGTGAGCGCCATGACCGCCACGCTGCAAAAGAAGGCGGACGTGGATGACAACGCGGTGATCGTCGCCCGGACACGGTCGGGAGCGATCGGAACGGTGACGGCCGGATGGACGCATGCCCCGGGAGAAGACAACAGCACCGTGCTGTACTGCGAAAACGGCATCCTTGAAATCGGCACGGATCCCGAGTCCCAGGTGATCGTCCGCTTCCGTGACGGAAACGTGGAACGCCACTCCACCGGAAAGATCGCCACCAATGAAGAAGGCGGTCAAACCCACAGCGGCGTGATCGACGAATTCGTCGGCGCTTTGTTGGAAGGGCGGGAAAACGCCGTTCCGGGCGAAGAAGGGTGGTCCGCCCTCCGGGTGGTGCTGGCCGCGATCCGCTCCGCGGAAGAAAAGGTCAGCGTGACCGTGTAA
- a CDS encoding Gfo/Idh/MocA family protein: MQKVRIGIVGAGGISRAHLSAIAKEPRTVCQAIADVSLDAARNVAEEYRIPEVHADYVRLLESPDIDAVIVCVPNFLHSRVTVDALRAGKHVLTEKPMALNVHLAREMKEAADQAGKVLMVAQNNRFRPETQLVKRWVESGRLGNIYHVKTGWIRRNGIPGWGSWFTQKQLAGGGPLIDVGVHVLDLALWVIGHPKPVSVVGKTYDVFGPRRMKLSGWGQVQENGIYDVEDLALAMIQFEQGISMLLEASWASYINEDRVYLELYGDKAGASVDFNRGTVTLFEDNGDGPVDTVYRPGPGDDRLLLLTNFTDAILSQADPVCKPEEGILIQEILDAAYLSAKTGDQVRFAVPV; this comes from the coding sequence ATGCAGAAGGTCCGGATCGGCATTGTCGGAGCCGGCGGCATTTCCCGGGCACATCTGTCCGCAATCGCCAAAGAGCCCCGCACGGTGTGTCAAGCCATTGCCGATGTGTCCCTGGATGCCGCGAGGAACGTGGCCGAGGAATACCGCATCCCGGAAGTCCACGCGGATTATGTTCGCTTGCTGGAGTCTCCGGATATTGATGCCGTCATCGTATGCGTGCCCAATTTCCTGCACTCCCGGGTGACCGTGGACGCGCTCAGGGCGGGCAAACACGTGCTCACGGAAAAACCGATGGCCCTGAACGTTCATTTGGCCCGCGAGATGAAAGAAGCGGCCGACCAGGCCGGAAAAGTGCTGATGGTCGCTCAGAACAACCGCTTTCGGCCCGAGACGCAACTGGTCAAGCGCTGGGTGGAGTCGGGGCGTCTGGGCAACATTTACCACGTCAAGACCGGATGGATTCGAAGAAACGGAATCCCGGGTTGGGGAAGCTGGTTTACGCAAAAGCAGCTGGCCGGCGGGGGACCGCTCATCGATGTGGGCGTCCACGTGCTGGACCTGGCGCTGTGGGTGATCGGCCATCCGAAACCCGTTTCCGTCGTGGGGAAAACCTATGACGTGTTCGGACCCCGCAGGATGAAACTGTCCGGTTGGGGACAGGTGCAGGAAAACGGGATTTATGATGTGGAAGATCTTGCGCTGGCGATGATCCAGTTCGAACAGGGCATTTCCATGCTGCTGGAAGCCAGCTGGGCCAGTTACATCAACGAGGATCGGGTGTATCTGGAACTGTACGGCGACAAGGCGGGCGCTTCCGTCGATTTCAACCGCGGAACCGTCACGCTCTTCGAAGACAACGGAGACGGACCGGTGGACACCGTGTATCGGCCCGGCCCCGGTGACGACCGCCTGCTTCTGCTCACCAATTTCACGGATGCGATCCTCTCACAAGCGGATCCGGTTTGCAAACCGGAAGAGGGCATCCTGATCCAGGAAATCCTCGACGCGGCCTATTTGTCCGCGAAAACCGGTGACCAAGTCCGGTTCGCCGTTCCTGTCTGA
- a CDS encoding ABC transporter substrate-binding protein, with the protein MRRWKKWLAATLGLAMVLTTAACSSSSTEEGKNEGPVTITFARGKDVTEGTKKLIEAFEKAHPNIKVKVKEMPADTGQNHDQLVTMLSSQSSEIDVFDLDVIWPAEFAKAGYLQPLDRYIESDGVDLSKYIQGALNAGKVDGQQFAMPRFIDAGILFYRKDLVQTPPKTWDELVKMAKENKGQGDTKFGYLMQAKQYEGLVCNFIEFIGAYGGRILDENGNVVINSPETVKGLKKMIEVTTSDFVPSNISTFTELESHTAFIEGQSVFIRNWPYQYALAQDPKQSKIVDKVGVAPLPSGDKGSAAALGGWMMGINKYSKHKKEAWEFVKFATGMEGQKLTAIHGGSGPTLLPVYDDEDVKKANPLFADKNFVDGISAAIPRPVSPVYPEISDVIQIEVSKAVTGKQSAEDTVKNIESKLKEIIKK; encoded by the coding sequence ATGAGACGCTGGAAGAAGTGGCTTGCAGCCACGCTGGGACTTGCCATGGTCCTCACGACGGCGGCCTGCTCCTCTTCGTCCACCGAAGAGGGCAAAAACGAAGGTCCGGTCACCATCACCTTCGCACGCGGCAAGGATGTGACCGAGGGCACCAAGAAGCTGATCGAAGCGTTTGAGAAGGCCCATCCGAACATCAAGGTGAAGGTCAAGGAAATGCCCGCCGATACCGGGCAAAACCACGATCAGCTGGTCACCATGCTGTCCAGCCAATCGAGCGAAATCGACGTGTTCGATCTGGATGTGATCTGGCCGGCCGAATTTGCCAAAGCCGGTTATCTCCAACCGCTTGACCGGTACATCGAAAGTGACGGAGTGGACCTGTCCAAATACATTCAGGGTGCTCTGAATGCCGGAAAAGTGGACGGGCAGCAATTCGCCATGCCCCGTTTCATCGACGCCGGAATCCTGTTCTATCGCAAAGATTTGGTGCAGACGCCTCCCAAAACGTGGGACGAGCTGGTCAAAATGGCCAAGGAGAACAAAGGCCAAGGCGACACCAAATTCGGTTATCTGATGCAAGCCAAACAATACGAAGGTCTTGTCTGTAACTTCATCGAGTTCATCGGCGCGTACGGCGGCCGCATTCTGGACGAAAACGGCAACGTCGTCATCAACAGCCCGGAAACGGTGAAGGGTCTGAAGAAAATGATCGAGGTCACCACCTCCGACTTCGTGCCCAGCAACATCTCCACCTTCACCGAGCTGGAATCGCACACCGCGTTCATTGAAGGTCAATCGGTCTTCATCCGCAACTGGCCGTATCAATATGCGCTTGCCCAAGATCCCAAACAATCCAAGATCGTCGACAAAGTGGGCGTGGCTCCGCTGCCGTCCGGTGACAAAGGTTCCGCGGCCGCACTCGGCGGATGGATGATGGGCATCAACAAATACTCCAAACACAAGAAAGAAGCCTGGGAATTCGTGAAATTCGCCACGGGCATGGAAGGTCAGAAACTGACGGCCATTCACGGCGGTTCCGGCCCGACCCTGTTGCCCGTATATGACGATGAGGATGTCAAAAAGGCCAACCCGCTGTTCGCCGACAAAAACTTTGTGGACGGAATCAGCGCCGCCATTCCTCGTCCGGTGTCTCCGGTGTATCCCGAAATCTCCGACGTGATTCAGATCGAGGTCTCCAAAGCCGTCACCGGCAAGCAGTCGGCGGAGGATACCGTCAAAAACATCGAAAGCAAACTGAAGGAGATCATCAAGAAGTAG
- the rpsD gene encoding 30S ribosomal protein S4 translates to MARYTGPRWKLSRRLGISLSGTGKELKKRPYAPGQHGPGQRKKLSEYGIQLQEKQKMRFMYGVNERQFRNLFAKAGKMKGIHGENFMKLLESRLDNLVYRLGFARTRSQARQLVVHGHITVNGKKVDRPSYSVQPGDVIGLREKSRNLKIVKEALEDRQYLPEFLSFDESKMEGTYLRLPERSEMPTEINETLIVEFYSR, encoded by the coding sequence ATGGCACGTTATACCGGCCCTCGTTGGAAGCTGAGCCGTCGTCTCGGCATCTCCCTGTCCGGCACCGGCAAGGAGCTGAAAAAACGTCCGTATGCTCCGGGCCAACACGGACCGGGTCAACGCAAAAAGTTGAGCGAGTACGGCATTCAGCTGCAAGAAAAGCAAAAAATGCGCTTCATGTACGGCGTGAACGAGCGCCAATTCCGCAACCTGTTTGCGAAAGCGGGCAAAATGAAAGGGATTCACGGTGAAAACTTCATGAAACTGCTCGAATCCCGTCTGGACAACCTCGTGTACCGCCTCGGCTTTGCGCGTACCCGCTCCCAAGCCCGTCAGCTGGTCGTTCACGGTCACATCACCGTCAACGGCAAAAAAGTGGACCGTCCGTCCTACTCGGTGCAACCGGGCGACGTGATCGGACTGCGCGAAAAAAGCCGCAACCTGAAAATCGTGAAAGAAGCGCTGGAAGATCGTCAATATCTGCCGGAGTTCCTGAGCTTCGACGAAAGCAAAATGGAAGGAACCTACCTGCGTCTGCCGGAGCGTTCCGAAATGCCGACCGAAATCAACGAAACGCTCATCGTCGAGTTCTACTCCCGCTGA
- a CDS encoding NUDIX hydrolase: MAPPKHILTAYVVVMNYSSEILLVKHPESGWELPGGQVREKESIRLAAIRGVKSMCGIDIKLIRFCGIFQNVRSGICNTLFIGRPIGGRMNVGDAAEDVGYFPVETAMRLVSWNNIKQRIVYCLDEKKHPFFVEF; the protein is encoded by the coding sequence ATGGCTCCACCGAAGCACATTCTGACCGCCTACGTCGTGGTGATGAATTACAGCTCCGAAATCCTGTTGGTCAAACATCCGGAAAGCGGCTGGGAACTGCCCGGCGGCCAGGTTCGGGAAAAAGAATCGATCCGGCTTGCCGCGATCCGCGGCGTGAAGTCGATGTGCGGCATTGACATCAAGCTGATCAGATTTTGCGGAATTTTCCAAAACGTAAGATCCGGCATTTGCAACACGTTGTTTATCGGCCGCCCCATCGGCGGCAGGATGAACGTGGGAGACGCGGCGGAAGACGTCGGCTACTTTCCGGTCGAAACGGCCATGCGCCTCGTTTCCTGGAACAACATCAAACAGCGGATCGTCTATTGTCTTGACGAAAAAAAACATCCGTTTTTCGTGGAGTTCTGA
- the tyrS gene encoding tyrosine--tRNA ligase, with protein MTENKPAVRPEVMAEVERQLRVIQRGAAEILPIESLREKLRRSVETGEPLRVKLGLDPTAPDIHIGHTVVINKLRDFQNLGHVVQLVIGDFTGRIGDPTDKSETRKQLSEEQVLENARTYTDQLFKLLDPERTEVHFNSKWLSPLTFAEVVELASKCTVARMLERDDFSKRYKSGLPISIHEFFYPLMQGYDSVALKSDVELGGTDQTFNLLMGRQLQKEFGQEEQVILTMPLLEGLDGVKKMSKSLGNYIGVDEEPAEMYGKAMSVPDELMHKYFELATDLTVDELEALQGGLQDGNIHPRDAKMKLAFTLVRMYHGEEAAREAENRFRKVFQERDLPEDLPEVTLPAGVLEEGKAGIVPLLVQARLVSSNSEARRMIQQGGVRVNREKVTDIAAKIPVTDGTVIQVGKRKFARIRLG; from the coding sequence ATGACTGAAAACAAGCCGGCGGTTCGGCCTGAAGTCATGGCCGAAGTCGAGCGGCAACTCCGAGTGATTCAACGGGGCGCGGCGGAAATCCTTCCCATCGAAAGCCTCCGGGAGAAACTCCGCCGGTCCGTGGAAACCGGGGAACCGCTCCGGGTGAAACTGGGCCTCGATCCCACCGCTCCGGACATTCATATCGGTCATACCGTGGTGATCAACAAACTGAGAGATTTCCAGAATCTCGGACACGTCGTTCAGCTGGTGATCGGCGATTTCACCGGACGGATCGGGGATCCGACCGACAAATCGGAAACGCGAAAGCAGCTCAGCGAAGAACAGGTGTTGGAAAACGCGCGCACCTACACCGACCAACTCTTCAAACTGCTGGATCCCGAGCGGACGGAAGTGCATTTCAATAGCAAATGGCTGAGTCCCCTCACATTTGCCGAAGTGGTCGAACTGGCGTCCAAGTGCACGGTGGCCCGCATGCTGGAAAGAGACGATTTCTCCAAACGCTACAAAAGCGGATTGCCGATCAGCATTCATGAATTCTTTTATCCGCTCATGCAGGGGTATGATTCCGTCGCGCTGAAAAGCGACGTCGAACTGGGCGGGACCGACCAAACCTTCAACCTGCTCATGGGCCGTCAGTTGCAGAAGGAGTTCGGACAGGAAGAACAGGTCATCCTCACCATGCCCCTTCTCGAGGGATTGGACGGCGTGAAAAAAATGAGCAAAAGCCTTGGCAACTACATCGGCGTGGATGAAGAGCCGGCCGAAATGTACGGCAAGGCGATGTCGGTGCCGGACGAATTGATGCACAAATACTTCGAGCTGGCCACCGATCTGACCGTGGATGAATTGGAGGCCCTGCAAGGGGGGCTGCAGGACGGCAACATCCATCCGCGGGATGCCAAGATGAAACTGGCCTTCACGCTGGTGAGAATGTATCATGGGGAAGAAGCGGCCCGGGAAGCGGAGAACCGGTTCCGCAAGGTGTTCCAGGAACGGGATCTGCCGGAAGACTTGCCGGAAGTGACGCTGCCCGCAGGAGTTCTCGAGGAAGGAAAAGCGGGAATCGTTCCGCTGTTGGTGCAGGCCCGCCTGGTTTCGAGCAACAGCGAAGCACGGCGCATGATCCAACAGGGAGGCGTGCGCGTCAACCGGGAGAAGGTGACCGACATCGCCGCAAAAATTCCCGTCACGGACGGTACGGTGATTCAGGTGGGCAAGCGGAAATTTGCCCGGATCCGTCTCGGCTGA
- a CDS encoding sugar phosphate isomerase/epimerase family protein: MKLGVFTVLFSGKPFEEMLDYVKESGVEAVEIGTGCYPGNAHCNPDELLADEGKLKAFKKAVESRGLIISALSCHGNPLTPDKAFAKESHETFLKTVELAQKLEVPVVNTFSGTPGDGEGARYPNWPVAPWPNEYRELLKWQWEEKIIPYWKEAGAYAAERGVKVGLELHGGFAVHTPYTLLKLREAVGEVIGANLDPSHLWWQGIDPVAAIKILGREGAIHHFHAKDTAIDQEHVNMYGLTDMQSYENLSTRAWQFRTVGFGHSLKEWADIFSALRLVGYDYVVSIEHEDALLSIEEGFRKAVDHILQVLPREQLKEIWWV, encoded by the coding sequence ATGAAACTCGGGGTTTTTACGGTGTTGTTTTCCGGGAAGCCTTTCGAGGAAATGCTCGATTATGTGAAAGAAAGCGGCGTGGAAGCCGTGGAAATCGGAACCGGCTGTTATCCGGGAAACGCGCATTGCAATCCGGATGAACTGCTGGCCGATGAGGGCAAACTGAAAGCATTCAAAAAAGCGGTGGAATCCCGCGGCCTGATCATCAGCGCCCTCAGCTGCCACGGAAACCCGCTGACGCCTGACAAGGCGTTTGCCAAGGAGTCCCACGAGACGTTCCTGAAAACCGTGGAGCTTGCACAAAAGCTGGAAGTGCCCGTGGTCAACACCTTCTCCGGCACTCCGGGTGACGGTGAAGGCGCCCGCTATCCCAACTGGCCGGTGGCTCCCTGGCCGAACGAATACCGGGAGCTGCTCAAGTGGCAGTGGGAAGAAAAAATCATTCCTTATTGGAAGGAAGCCGGTGCATATGCCGCCGAGCGCGGAGTGAAGGTGGGATTGGAGCTTCACGGGGGCTTCGCGGTGCACACTCCCTACACCCTGCTGAAACTGCGGGAAGCGGTCGGTGAAGTGATCGGGGCCAACCTGGATCCCAGCCATCTCTGGTGGCAAGGCATTGATCCGGTGGCGGCCATCAAGATCCTGGGGCGTGAAGGAGCGATCCACCACTTCCATGCCAAGGACACTGCCATCGACCAGGAACACGTCAACATGTACGGACTGACTGACATGCAATCATACGAAAATCTTTCCACCCGTGCATGGCAGTTCCGGACGGTGGGCTTCGGTCACAGCCTGAAAGAATGGGCGGACATTTTCAGCGCGCTGCGTTTGGTCGGTTACGACTACGTGGTGAGCATCGAGCACGAAGATGCCCTGCTGTCGATCGAAGAAGGATTCCGCAAAGCGGTGGATCACATTCTTCAGGTGTTGCCCCGCGAACAACTGAAAGAAATCTGGTGGGTTTGA
- a CDS encoding transglycosylase domain-containing protein: MKRSDAHRPGGFGKSRTLKVVLTTLYVLLIVSLVLVVGAIGVGAGIVSAMVKDEKIRTREDFEKDLNSLFQNSYAYFRNKDKDNNPVRIGAFRNDGDVRKLIKSLDDVSPHLIDAFIAIEDRKFYEHNGIVPKSLLRAAWQQATNAEVTTGGSTITQQLVKNVILKNFDKDLERKAKEIVLAIRLDSMFEKDDILVYYMNSAFFGNGANRKQRLYGVQAAAQGLFNRDAKDLHLAQAAYIAGMVQRPNSYNPFFGKDGDKNLERGLKRMKMVLDAMLETEKITQAQYEEALKFDIKKSLAKPDHVQNSYANYPFLMYALEQEAAEILMEKDGLSIEELSKQGKYRSTLEEYIGKVKTRGYHIYSTIDKNMYDAVVKEATKGLRFRTRTYEGRKLQEQLGAVVIDNKTGDILAFVSSTTDDDVDHAFTSRQPGSTIKPLLVYAPAIEEKVISPNTIVVDEELPKADGSGIYKNSNNKYKGPVRVTEALKWSYNIPAIKVFRKLGFENGFEYLRQLGLPPHPKDTEASAIGGMTRGYSVSRMTAAFASLANGGVYHKPHLINKITDSDGNVIWERKQEPQQIFSPQTAYQVTTMLKSVVRGGTGTYIGSRIPGYEIAGKTGTTQNDKDKWFIGYTPQVTIGVWSGYDIEKFTLSHNTLIAQQAWVNIFKAAAAASPQWFDKSARFTNPGGLFWGVPCLDCDRLEQWKKKEEEQKQKEEEEKRKREGEPPNGPGDQPGHDPNDSKPSDRPPGGDRDDDGNGNHDNPIKPQWPPSRN; this comes from the coding sequence ATGAAACGGTCTGACGCCCACCGTCCCGGGGGTTTCGGAAAATCCAGGACATTGAAGGTGGTCCTCACCACCCTCTATGTCCTGCTCATCGTTTCACTGGTGCTGGTCGTCGGTGCCATCGGAGTGGGGGCAGGCATCGTATCGGCCATGGTGAAAGATGAAAAAATCAGGACCCGGGAAGACTTCGAAAAAGATCTCAACAGTCTCTTCCAGAACAGTTACGCCTACTTCCGAAACAAGGACAAAGACAACAATCCGGTGAGAATCGGCGCCTTTCGCAACGACGGGGACGTGCGGAAACTGATCAAGTCCCTGGACGACGTCAGCCCGCACCTGATCGACGCATTCATCGCCATCGAGGACCGGAAGTTTTACGAGCACAACGGGATCGTCCCCAAATCGCTCCTGCGCGCCGCCTGGCAGCAGGCCACCAACGCGGAAGTCACCACGGGCGGAAGCACCATCACCCAACAGTTGGTCAAAAACGTGATCCTGAAGAACTTCGACAAGGATCTGGAGCGAAAAGCCAAAGAAATCGTCTTGGCCATTCGTCTGGATTCCATGTTCGAAAAAGATGATATCCTCGTCTATTATATGAACAGCGCATTCTTCGGAAACGGGGCCAACCGCAAGCAGCGTCTCTACGGCGTGCAGGCGGCGGCCCAGGGGCTCTTCAACAGGGACGCCAAAGACCTGCATCTCGCTCAGGCTGCCTATATCGCAGGAATGGTTCAGCGCCCCAACTCCTACAACCCCTTTTTCGGGAAAGACGGGGACAAAAATCTGGAGCGCGGTCTGAAGCGGATGAAGATGGTCCTGGACGCCATGCTGGAAACAGAGAAAATCACCCAAGCCCAATATGAAGAGGCGCTGAAATTCGACATCAAAAAGTCGCTGGCCAAACCGGACCACGTACAAAACTCGTATGCAAATTATCCGTTCCTGATGTACGCCCTGGAACAGGAAGCCGCGGAGATCCTCATGGAAAAAGACGGCCTGAGCATCGAGGAGCTCTCCAAACAGGGCAAGTACCGGAGCACGCTGGAAGAGTATATCGGCAAGGTGAAAACGCGCGGGTACCACATCTACAGCACGATCGACAAAAACATGTACGACGCGGTCGTCAAGGAAGCAACCAAAGGCCTCCGCTTCCGCACCCGCACGTACGAGGGCCGCAAACTGCAGGAACAGCTCGGTGCGGTGGTGATTGACAACAAGACGGGAGACATCCTGGCGTTCGTGTCTTCCACCACCGACGATGACGTGGACCATGCGTTCACGTCCCGGCAACCCGGATCGACGATCAAGCCGCTGCTTGTATATGCTCCGGCCATCGAGGAAAAAGTGATTTCCCCCAACACCATCGTGGTCGACGAGGAGCTTCCCAAAGCGGACGGATCCGGCATTTACAAAAACTCCAACAACAAATACAAGGGACCGGTCCGGGTGACCGAAGCCCTGAAATGGTCCTACAACATTCCGGCGATCAAGGTATTCCGGAAGCTGGGCTTTGAAAACGGGTTTGAATACCTCAGACAACTGGGGCTTCCCCCCCATCCCAAAGACACGGAAGCATCCGCCATCGGCGGCATGACCCGCGGATATTCCGTTTCCAGAATGACCGCTGCCTTTGCCTCCCTGGCCAACGGCGGCGTCTATCACAAACCGCACCTGATCAACAAGATCACCGATTCGGACGGAAACGTGATCTGGGAACGCAAACAGGAACCGCAACAGATCTTCTCCCCGCAAACCGCCTACCAGGTCACCACCATGCTGAAATCGGTGGTGCGCGGCGGAACCGGCACCTACATCGGCAGCCGCATCCCCGGCTACGAGATCGCCGGAAAAACGGGAACCACGCAAAACGACAAGGACAAATGGTTCATCGGCTATACGCCGCAAGTGACCATCGGTGTGTGGAGCGGATACGACATCGAGAAATTCACCCTGAGCCACAACACCCTGATTGCCCAACAGGCTTGGGTGAACATCTTCAAAGCGGCGGCCGCGGCCAGCCCGCAGTGGTTTGACAAATCGGCCCGCTTCACCAATCCCGGCGGCCTGTTCTGGGGAGTTCCCTGCCTGGATTGCGACCGCCTCGAACAATGGAAGAAGAAAGAAGAAGAACAGAAGCAAAAAGAAGAAGAAGAGAAGAGAAAGAGAGAGGGAGAACCCCCCAATGGCCCCGGTGACCAGCCGGGCCATGATCCGAATGACTCCAAGCCGTCCGACCGTCCTCCCGGCGGCGACAGGGATGACGACGGGAACGGCAATCATGACAATCCCATCAAGCCTCAGTGGCCGCCTTCGCGGAATTGA
- the trmB gene encoding tRNA (guanosine(46)-N7)-methyltransferase TrmB, producing the protein MRLRRNPEAKPFLIRHPRVFVPAAEHVSEWRGKWKSRFARPDLPLYVELGTGKGQFLAQASLRHPDINWIGVERIEEPLFQAVKKAEQTRAEAGEDPDNLLYIWMDAEKLPEVFANGEADRLYLHFSDPWPKKRHAKRRLTHRRFLDLYARLLSSSGDLVLKTDSRSLYEFSLEEFKETGWTVVEWSEDLHHSPFAESNIATEYEQKFVSKGMPIHYVRAVPPRFRDDR; encoded by the coding sequence ATGAGACTCAGAAGAAATCCCGAAGCCAAACCGTTTTTGATCCGACATCCGCGGGTGTTCGTTCCCGCCGCAGAACATGTTTCAGAGTGGCGCGGCAAATGGAAAAGCCGGTTTGCCCGGCCCGATCTGCCGCTTTATGTCGAACTCGGTACCGGAAAGGGACAATTCCTCGCCCAGGCTTCCCTGCGTCATCCGGACATCAACTGGATCGGGGTGGAACGCATCGAGGAGCCCTTGTTCCAAGCCGTGAAAAAAGCGGAACAAACCCGGGCCGAAGCCGGAGAAGACCCCGACAACCTCCTGTACATCTGGATGGACGCGGAAAAACTTCCGGAGGTGTTTGCAAACGGGGAAGCGGATCGTCTGTATCTCCATTTCAGCGATCCATGGCCGAAAAAGCGTCATGCCAAACGGCGATTGACCCATCGCAGGTTCCTGGACCTTTACGCCCGGTTGCTCTCTTCTTCGGGGGATCTCGTCCTGAAAACGGACAGCCGGTCGCTCTACGAGTTTTCTCTGGAAGAGTTCAAAGAAACCGGATGGACCGTGGTCGAATGGTCGGAAGACCTCCATCACAGTCCCTTTGCCGAATCCAACATCGCCACCGAGTATGAACAAAAGTTTGTTTCCAAAGGCATGCCCATCCATTACGTGCGTGCCGTCCCGCCCCGATTCCGGGATGATCGTTGA
- a CDS encoding helix-turn-helix transcriptional regulator, with protein sequence MSNRERLLKIMEILREETDEDHKLTLAELKERLQRDVGPHCHAGDRAIREDLAALDENGFPVYQETGPRGIHRYSHIERSFEHHEIRMLVDAVLTAKFIPRSDAEKLVEKLLSQTSRHMRAQLRKHVHFDGYVRLDHRTIRYEIEKLQKAVIRQQKVLFQYGSYNVNKEFVLRRNGEFYEVEPVELVFNQGFYYLIGTYVPENMIRHYRVDRIRNLTVTDQRFRKNEFNLAEYLGKVFHMFTGTRETVTIHFRNHLVNVVIDQFGLDVDLKKVDDEWFELKAKVLVSDGLVAWLLGWGGDAKVIRPESLVNKVREKIGKMGKLYVPSQQ encoded by the coding sequence ATGTCCAACCGGGAGAGGCTGCTGAAGATCATGGAGATCCTCAGGGAAGAGACGGATGAAGATCACAAGCTGACCCTGGCGGAACTGAAAGAAAGATTGCAGCGGGACGTGGGCCCCCACTGCCATGCGGGGGACCGGGCGATCCGCGAGGACCTCGCCGCGCTGGACGAAAACGGGTTTCCGGTGTATCAGGAAACCGGGCCCCGCGGGATTCATCGATACAGTCATATCGAGCGTTCTTTTGAACATCATGAGATCCGCATGCTGGTGGATGCGGTGTTGACCGCCAAGTTCATTCCGCGTTCCGACGCCGAAAAACTGGTGGAAAAGCTTCTGTCCCAAACCAGCCGCCACATGCGGGCGCAACTTCGCAAACACGTTCATTTCGACGGGTATGTCAGGTTGGATCATCGCACCATCCGATATGAAATTGAAAAATTGCAAAAAGCCGTGATCCGCCAGCAAAAAGTGCTGTTTCAATACGGGAGTTACAACGTCAACAAGGAATTCGTGCTGCGCAGGAACGGTGAGTTTTACGAAGTGGAACCGGTGGAACTCGTGTTCAACCAAGGGTTTTACTACCTGATCGGAACGTATGTCCCGGAGAACATGATTCGCCATTATCGGGTTGACAGGATCCGGAACCTCACGGTAACGGACCAAAGGTTCCGGAAAAACGAATTCAACCTTGCGGAGTATCTGGGCAAGGTGTTTCACATGTTCACCGGAACACGCGAAACGGTGACGATCCATTTCCGGAATCATCTGGTCAACGTGGTGATCGACCAGTTCGGACTTGATGTCGATTTGAAAAAAGTGGACGATGAATGGTTCGAGCTCAAAGCCAAAGTGTTGGTCAGCGACGGACTGGTGGCCTGGTTGCTCGGATGGGGAGGAGATGCGAAAGTCATCCGGCCGGAATCTCTGGTCAACAAAGTCCGGGAAAAAATCGGCAAGATGGGCAAGCTGTATGTTCCGTCGCAACAATGA